The following are encoded together in the Canis aureus isolate CA01 chromosome 30, VMU_Caureus_v.1.0, whole genome shotgun sequence genome:
- the CLDN17 gene encoding claudin-17 — translation MAFYPLQIAGLVLGFFGLVGTLATTLLPQWRVSAFVGSNIIVFERLWEGLWMNCVRQAKIRLQCKFYSSLLALPPALEAARALMCVAVALSFIALLIGICGMKQIQCTGSNERAKAYLLGASGVLFILTGIFVLIPVCWTANIIIRDFYNPAIHVGQKRELGAALFLGWASTAVLFIGGGLLCGFCCCNRKKQRHRYPAPGYCVPHTENRRNVTVLNKTSTSYV, via the coding sequence ATGGCATTTTATCCCCTACAGATTGCTGGTCTGGTTCTTGGGTTCTTTGGCCTGGTTGGGACTCTTGCCACAACCCTTCTGCCTCAGTGGAGGGTATCAGCTTTTGTTGGCAGCAACATTATTGTTTTTGAAAGGCTCTGGGAAGGGCTCTGGATGAACTGCGTTCGACAAGCCAAGATCCGGTTGCAGTGCAAGTTCTACAGCTCTTTGTTAGCTCTCCCACCTGCCCTAGAAGCAGCCCGAGCCCTTATGTGTGTGGCGGTTGCTCTCTCCTTCATCGCTTTGCTCATTGGCATCTGTGGCATGAAGCAGATCCAGTGCACGGGCTCTAATGAGAGGGCCAAAGCGTACCTTCTGGGAGCTTCTGGGGTCCTCTTCATCCTAACCGGCATTTTCGTTCTGATTCCTGTGTGCTGGACAGCCAATATCATCATCAGGGATTTCTACAACCCAGCCATCCACGTGGGTCAGAAACGAGAGCTGGGAGCAGCCCTTTTCCTGGGCTGGGCGAGCACTGCTGTCCTCTTCATTGGAGGGGGTCTGCTCTGTGGGTTCTGCTGTTGcaacagaaagaagcaaagacacagataTCCAGCCCCTGGATATTGTGTGCCACACACAGAGAACCGGAGGAATGTGACAGTGCTTAATAAGACTTCCACCAGTTATGTCTAA